The Ziziphus jujuba cultivar Dongzao chromosome 7, ASM3175591v1 genome includes a region encoding these proteins:
- the LOC132804446 gene encoding uncharacterized protein LOC132804446, which translates to MDMNNSPPYPSQLREESERHNFFLKITCAFFIDYYSHGKFLDEEMQHFKRIKHFTNLVRQFLCPNRRYPIYAGNISYLYTVKQLDSSGVNFMPCEDQRLAEIKKEQSTHKCMPWKSLKLKVPEFKVEDDTECIMRNIMALKQCVYPIETYTYNYVSFLDQLINTAEDVELLVENKVVHNLLGNNDAVANLINKLCDQIVETSFCCGGICQELNEHHDNFWNVTKATLKSVYFKDLWTSSSTIVALFVLLF; encoded by the coding sequence ATGGACATGAATAATAGTCCTCCTTATCCATCCCAACTCCGCGAGGAAAGTGAAAGGCACAATTTCTTTCTAAAGATAACCTGTGCTTTCTTCATTGATTATTATAGCCATGGAAAGTTTCTGGATGAGGAAATGCAACACTTCAAGAGAATCAAACATTTCACCAATTTGGTCAGACAATTCTTGTGTCCAAACAGAAGGTATCCCATTTATGCTGGCAATATAAGCTATCTCTACACTGTAAAGCAACTAGATAGTTCAGGGGTGAACTTCATGCCATGTGAGGATCAACGCTTAGCTGAGATAAAGAAAGAACAGAGTACACATAAGTGTATGCCTTGGAAATCTTTGAAACTAAAGGTCCCTGAATTCAAGGTAGAAGACGATACTGAATGCATCATGAGAAACATTATGGCGCTGAAGCAATGTGTTTATCCAATTGAGACTTATACCTATAATTATGTTTCCTTTTTGGATCAACTAATCAACACAGCTGAAGATGTGGAATTGCTGGTTGAGAATAAAGTGGTTCATAACTTGCTTGGTAACAATGATGCAGTAGCAAATTTGATTAACAAGCTTTGCGACCAGATTGTGGAAACAAGTTTCTGCTGTGGTGGTATATGCCAAGAGCTTAATGAGCATCATGACAATTTTTGGAACGTTACCAAGGCAACTCTTAAGAGCGTTTACTTCAAGGATCTTTGGACAAGTAGTTCTACTATTGTTGCACTTTTTGTACTTTTGTTCTAA